The Cytophagales bacterium genomic interval ATAATATCATAATTCACATCAGCCAGATCTGATAAGTCACTGGCAACAGTTTTGTAAATGACTGCTTCGGAATAATCATATCCATTCTTTTTAAGAAAGTCAGGGATATCATTCTTGCGAATATTAGAACAGGGAAACAGGTATTTTTCATTCTTACGCTTTCTGAACTTTTCTATGAGGTCCTGGGCTGTTCTTTCACCACAATAAATCCTTCGTTTTCTGATGACTATGTATTTTTGCAGATAATTTGCCGTCTGCTCCGAAATACAGAAATATTTCATAGATGCCGGCATTTCCAACCTCTTTTCGGAGCATATCCTGAAAAAATGATCTACAGCATTCCTGCTGGTAAAGATAATAGCAGTGTGCGACATAATATCAATATTCTGTTTTCTAAATCCATCAAGAGAAACAGGCTCTATTTGAATAAATGGCCTAAAATCAATTTTTATATTATATTTTTTGGCCAGCTCAAAATAATGAGAATTTTCATCAGATGGCTTTGGTTGAGAAACCAGAATGCTTGAGACTTTGGAATCTCTAATTACTTCTTTTTGGGCGATATCATTAAACGCAGTATCTCTCATTACAATATTAACTTTATCAATACCACTGAGGGTATTAATTCGGTGGCGCAAAGGTAAGAAAATAAATGAAGATTTCTAAAAGAAGTTAATTTATTTATCAGAATAATCGTTCTAAACAAAATAAGAAGGAAGAAGAAAATCAAAGTATAAAATATAAATTTTAAGATAAATTCTTCAATATCGTTATTTTTATAGACTAAAAAAGCTGCCAATGGCAAGATTATCAAACCCAATATCTGGATTATCCTTATAGTATCAATATAGTGATATTTTATAAACTGCCTGCATTTTAATAACCAACTAAATGTTAATAAAAGATAATATTTTATGACCAATATAAAAAATACGAAGAATGCAACTACAGATAAAGAGATTACTGGCGAAGGATTTCTTAAAAATTTTAAAAGAAATAAATAAACCGACCCGTGAAGATTGAAGTACTCTGATTGTGCCATAATTCCATTTTGATACCCAATGTATTGTAACACAAATGATAATAAAAAACAAAAAGCGAGCATAAAGTATAGATTAACATCTACCATTGG includes:
- a CDS encoding uroporphyrinogen-III synthase; this translates as MRDTAFNDIAQKEVIRDSKVSSILVSQPKPSDENSHYFELAKKYNIKIDFRPFIQIEPVSLDGFRKQNIDIMSHTAIIFTSRNAVDHFFRICSEKRLEMPASMKYFCISEQTANYLQKYIVIRKRRIYCGERTAQDLIEKFRKRKNEKYLFPCSNIRKNDIPDFLKKNGYDYSEAVIYKTVASDLSDLADVNYDI